DNA sequence from the Candidatus Methylomirabilota bacterium genome:
GGCCGCGGTGCAGGCGGGCGCCGACCTCGCGGTCGGCTCGCGTGCCCTCGTCGACCCGTCGGTGGTGGTCCACGCCCGTCCCCATCGGCGGATCTCCGGCCGCGTCTTCATCGCCATCACGCGCGCCCTCGGCGTCCGGCAGGTCGTGGACACCCAGTGCGGGTTCAAGCTCTTCCGGGGCGGGGTGGCGGACGCGCTCTTCAGCGTCCTGCGCACCGAGGGCTTCGGCTTCGACGTCGAGCTGATCCTGCGCGCGGAGCGCCGCGGTTACCGCATCGCCGAGGTGCCGGTGAACTGGACGGATCAGCCCGGCTCCAAGGTGGGCGTGCTCAAGGACGGCCCCCGCATGCTCGCGCAGATCGTCGCCGCGCGCCTGCGGATCGCGCGCGACGCGCGGGAGGCGCGCGGATGATCGCCCGCCGGGCGCAGGAGATCGAGCCCTTTCTGGCGGTGGAGGTGTTCCAGCGCGCCCAGGCCCTCGAGCGCGAGGGGGCCGACGTGATCCATCTCGAGTTCGGCGAGCCCGACTTCGAGACGCCGCCGGTCATCCGCGAGGCCGCCGAGAAGGCCCTCAAGGACGGGCGCACCCGCTACGCGCACACCCTCGGCATCCTCCCCCTGCGCGAGGCCATCGCCGAGCACTACGAGACACGCTATCGAGTGCGCGTCTCGCCCGACCAGATCCTCGTCACCGCGGGGACGTCGCCGGCCATGCTGCTGCTCTTCGGCGCCCTGCTCGAGCGCGGCGACCAGGTGATCCTGTCGGACCCGCACTACGCGTGCTATCCCAAATTCGTGCGGTTCGCGGAGGCCGAGCCGGTGTTCGTCGACGTGCAGGAGGCGAACGGCTTCCAGCTCCACGCGGAGACGGTGGCGGCGGCCCAAACCGCACGCACGCGGGCGCTCCTCATCAACTCGCCCGCCAATCCCACCGGCACCGTGCTGGCGCCGGAGCACATGGCGGCCCTCGCCCGGCTCGGACCCTGGATCGTGTCGGACGAGATCTACCACGGACTCACCTACGAGGGGCCCGAGCACACCATCCTCGAGTTCACCGACCGCGCCTTCGTGCTGAACGGCTTCTCGAAGGCCTACGCGATGACGGGCTGGCGCTGCGGCTACGTGATCGCCCCGCGCGAGTTCATGTCCGCGCTCACCGCGCTGCACGGAAACTTCTTCATCTCGAGCAACGAATTCGTGCAGTGGGCGGCCCTCGCCGCCCTTCGCGAGGCGGGCCCCGACGCCGCGCGCTTCCGCCGCATCTTCGACGAGCGGCGGCGCGTCATGGTGGACGGTCTGCGAAAGATCGACCTTGGCGTGGCCACGCTACCCACCGGCGCCTTCTACGCCCTGGCCAACGCGAGGGCCTTCACCGCGGACTCGCTTCGCTTCGCCTTCGATATCCTCGAGGCGACCCACGT
Encoded proteins:
- a CDS encoding dolichyl-phosphate beta-glucosyltransferase; this encodes MAAPRSSAVRWSVVIPAYDEARRLPRYLRDVVAYFDGHGEAYEVLVVDDGSGDDTAERVRELVAEHPEVALVSLPVNRGKGAAVRTGMLQARGALRLMADADGATPILEVKRLEAAVQAGADLAVGSRALVDPSVVVHARPHRRISGRVFIAITRALGVRQVVDTQCGFKLFRGGVADALFSVLRTEGFGFDVELILRAERRGYRIAEVPVNWTDQPGSKVGVLKDGPRMLAQIVAARLRIARDAREARG
- a CDS encoding pyridoxal phosphate-dependent aminotransferase; this translates as MIARRAQEIEPFLAVEVFQRAQALEREGADVIHLEFGEPDFETPPVIREAAEKALKDGRTRYAHTLGILPLREAIAEHYETRYRVRVSPDQILVTAGTSPAMLLLFGALLERGDQVILSDPHYACYPKFVRFAEAEPVFVDVQEANGFQLHAETVAAAQTARTRALLINSPANPTGTVLAPEHMAALARLGPWIVSDEIYHGLTYEGPEHTILEFTDRAFVLNGFSKAYAMTGWRCGYVIAPREFMSALTALHGNFFISSNEFVQWAALAALREAGPDAARFRRIFDERRRVMVDGLRKIDLGVATLPTGAFYALANARAFTADSLRFAFDILEATHVAVTPGVDFGRNAEGYLRFAYANSLERIEEGLARLGRFLAERAR